In a single window of the Prochlorococcus marinus str. AS9601 genome:
- a CDS encoding aminotransferase class I/II-fold pyridoxal phosphate-dependent enzyme encodes MRKVKIPKNRIRKLKTFSLGKKSFELLSLNSQNKKLIDLCSNDYFGLSRDKDLIKAAYEISSLEGIGSGSSRFITGSRPIHKLLETELAKWLDQEKVLLFPSGFQANIAAIQTLANRNSIVIADKLIHNSLLVGVKAAEAKLVRFSHNNLKDLEDKIIKSNPTKNSILVVVESLYSMEGSIAPLREITEICKKNSVRLLVDEAHAIGILGPEGRGLSFNCRSDIDMITGTFGKAFGSGGAFIASNSEIGEYLIQTSGAFRYTTALAPSLAAGALEGLKKILENKEWGNDLLSCAKVWKDEIIKNFSFPVQGDSHILSIIVGQEEKAIYLQKYLEENGFLAIAIRPPTVPVGQSRIRITIRRNLDFNLLNNFIAVLKEFK; translated from the coding sequence ATGAGAAAAGTAAAAATTCCAAAAAATAGAATCCGTAAATTAAAAACATTTTCTTTAGGTAAAAAATCCTTCGAACTTCTAAGTTTAAATTCACAAAATAAAAAACTTATAGACTTATGCAGTAATGATTATTTTGGATTAAGCAGGGACAAAGATTTAATAAAAGCTGCTTACGAAATAAGCTCGTTAGAAGGCATTGGTTCAGGAAGCTCTAGGTTTATTACAGGTTCAAGACCAATACATAAATTATTAGAAACAGAACTTGCCAAGTGGCTTGATCAAGAGAAAGTATTACTTTTCCCAAGCGGATTTCAAGCAAATATAGCCGCAATCCAGACTTTAGCAAACAGAAATAGTATCGTAATAGCAGATAAATTGATCCATAACTCTTTATTGGTTGGAGTCAAAGCTGCTGAAGCAAAACTAGTTCGATTCTCACACAATAATTTAAAAGATTTAGAAGATAAGATTATTAAATCTAACCCCACAAAAAATTCCATTTTAGTTGTTGTTGAATCTCTTTATAGCATGGAGGGATCAATTGCTCCGCTCAGAGAAATAACGGAAATTTGCAAAAAAAATAGTGTTCGATTATTAGTTGACGAAGCCCATGCAATTGGGATCTTGGGCCCTGAAGGCAGGGGTTTAAGTTTTAATTGTCGTTCAGATATAGATATGATTACTGGAACTTTTGGCAAAGCATTTGGAAGCGGTGGAGCTTTCATAGCTTCCAATTCAGAAATTGGAGAATATCTTATCCAAACAAGTGGTGCATTTAGGTATACAACTGCACTTGCGCCATCTTTGGCTGCTGGGGCACTAGAAGGTTTAAAAAAAATTTTAGAAAATAAAGAATGGGGTAATGATTTGTTATCTTGTGCGAAAGTATGGAAAGATGAAATTATTAAAAATTTTAGTTTTCCAGTTCAGGGAGATTCTCACATTTTATCAATTATTGTTGGCCAAGAAGAGAAAGCAATCTATCTACAAAAATATCTCGAAGAAAATGGGTTTTTAGCAATTGCGATAAGACCTCCAACTGTTCCAGTGGGGCAGTCAAGAATCAGAATAACAATACGAAGAAACTTAGATTTTAATCTGCTAAATAATTTCATTGCAGTATTAAAAGAATTTAAATGA
- a CDS encoding DEAD/DEAH box helicase, whose translation MLNLEEYFPFPLDDFQLEAIGAINSGNSLVLTAPTGSGKTLIGEFAIYRGLSHDSRVFYTTPLKALSNQKFRDFTNQYGENKVGLLTGDISINREAPILVMTTEIFRNMLYGEFDEFDDPLENLESVILDECHYMNDPQRGTVWEETIIHCPTRTQIIALSATIANADQLQNWIEKVHGPTVLINSDKRPVPLDFIFCSVKGLHPLLNNKSNGIHPNCKIWRAPKGQKIRGKVGRIMQPKSPSISFVISKLAERNMLPAIYFIFSRRGCDKAIENIKDLTLVSYSEASMISQKLEFYLKNNQEAIKDKSQCEALKRGIASHHAGLLPAWKELVEELFQQGLLKVVFATETLAAGINMPARTTVISSLSKRTEDGHRLLFSSEFLQMSGRAGRRGKDTQGYVVTLQTRFEGAKEASALAISKPNALESKFTPSYGMVLNLLQSYTLEKSKELIKRSFGSFLYLGESSGENIILENLDKDLIELKKITSNVSWKDFDAYEKLKNRLKEERRLLKILEKQSAEKLSEEITNALPYIKDGSLISIKAPQIKRKIVPGLICKKIYESQKIKSLLCLTIDNLFILIKPSYIVSIFNDLDVIDVLGLEVPKMYFSGEVFRGDDMSQCYADQILEVSKKNDLQTPQYDLTTEVLAQKQQINNLEETVTDHPAHRFGDSKKLKKYRKRIIDVEEEINIRKKLLEDKENHNWRTFTDLIKILNHFGCLNDLDLTEVGQTVGAIRSENELWIGLVLVSGYLDDLDPPELAAIIQAICVDVRRPNLWCNFKPSLKVIDVFNELDGLRKLVSFQQNKFHIEIPIYLETELTGIISEWARGKKWKDLVFNTSLDEGDVVRIIRRSIDVLSQVQYCIGVSNKLKSKAKLALKAINRFPVSESNDLIKVSEDVNPATKRIDNNS comes from the coding sequence TTGCTTAATTTAGAGGAATATTTCCCCTTTCCGCTAGATGATTTCCAATTAGAAGCAATAGGAGCTATTAATAGCGGAAATTCTCTTGTTTTAACAGCACCAACAGGTTCGGGTAAAACATTGATAGGTGAATTTGCTATATATAGAGGCTTATCTCATGACAGCAGAGTTTTTTATACAACACCTTTAAAGGCCCTATCAAACCAAAAGTTTAGAGATTTTACTAATCAATATGGTGAGAATAAAGTTGGTCTTTTAACTGGAGATATAAGCATAAATAGAGAAGCACCAATTTTAGTCATGACGACTGAGATTTTTAGGAACATGCTTTATGGCGAATTTGATGAATTTGACGATCCCTTAGAAAATTTAGAATCTGTAATTCTTGATGAATGTCATTATATGAATGACCCCCAAAGAGGTACGGTTTGGGAGGAAACTATAATCCATTGCCCTACTAGAACTCAAATAATAGCTTTATCAGCAACAATAGCCAATGCAGATCAATTGCAAAATTGGATAGAAAAAGTTCATGGACCCACAGTACTAATTAATAGTGATAAGAGACCAGTCCCACTTGATTTTATTTTTTGTAGTGTTAAAGGCCTTCATCCACTTTTAAATAATAAAAGTAATGGAATTCATCCAAACTGTAAGATTTGGAGAGCTCCTAAAGGGCAGAAAATAAGAGGAAAAGTGGGCAGGATAATGCAACCAAAGTCTCCCTCAATTAGCTTTGTGATCTCGAAACTAGCTGAACGAAATATGTTGCCAGCTATTTATTTTATTTTTAGTAGAAGAGGATGTGACAAGGCTATTGAGAATATAAAGGATTTAACTTTAGTAAGTTATTCAGAAGCAAGTATGATATCCCAAAAATTAGAGTTTTATCTTAAAAATAATCAGGAAGCAATTAAAGATAAATCTCAATGCGAGGCATTAAAACGCGGAATTGCATCTCATCATGCTGGATTATTGCCTGCATGGAAAGAATTGGTTGAGGAATTATTTCAGCAAGGTTTATTAAAAGTTGTTTTTGCAACTGAAACTCTTGCTGCAGGAATAAATATGCCCGCAAGAACAACTGTTATTTCTTCTTTATCAAAAAGGACAGAAGATGGTCATAGATTATTATTTAGCAGTGAATTTTTGCAAATGTCAGGAAGAGCTGGAAGAAGAGGAAAAGATACTCAGGGATATGTTGTTACATTACAAACAAGATTCGAAGGTGCCAAAGAAGCAAGTGCACTGGCTATAAGCAAACCAAATGCTTTAGAAAGTAAATTCACTCCAAGCTATGGAATGGTACTTAATCTTTTACAAAGTTATACTTTAGAGAAGTCTAAAGAATTAATTAAAAGAAGTTTTGGTAGTTTTTTATATTTAGGTGAATCATCAGGTGAGAATATAATTCTTGAAAATTTAGATAAGGATTTAATTGAGTTAAAAAAAATTACATCTAACGTTTCATGGAAAGATTTTGATGCATACGAAAAGTTAAAAAATCGTCTTAAAGAGGAGAGAAGACTCTTAAAAATTTTAGAAAAACAATCAGCAGAAAAATTATCAGAAGAGATAACCAATGCACTTCCATATATTAAAGATGGAAGCTTAATTTCAATCAAAGCTCCCCAAATTAAAAGAAAAATTGTTCCAGGATTAATTTGTAAGAAAATATATGAATCCCAAAAAATTAAGAGTTTATTGTGTTTGACAATTGATAATTTATTTATTCTTATAAAACCCTCATACATAGTAAGTATTTTTAATGATTTGGATGTAATTGATGTCTTAGGACTTGAAGTGCCAAAGATGTATTTTTCTGGAGAGGTATTTAGGGGAGATGATATGTCGCAGTGTTATGCGGACCAAATTTTAGAAGTTTCTAAAAAAAATGATTTACAAACTCCACAATATGATTTGACAACGGAAGTTTTGGCACAAAAGCAACAAATTAATAATTTAGAAGAGACAGTTACTGATCATCCTGCACACAGATTTGGAGACTCCAAGAAATTAAAGAAATATAGAAAAAGAATTATTGATGTTGAAGAAGAAATAAATATTAGAAAAAAACTTCTTGAGGATAAAGAAAATCATAACTGGAGAACTTTTACTGATTTGATTAAAATTTTGAATCATTTTGGTTGTTTAAATGATTTGGATTTGACAGAAGTTGGACAAACAGTTGGTGCAATAAGAAGTGAAAATGAATTATGGATTGGTCTTGTTTTAGTTAGTGGTTATTTAGACGATTTAGATCCTCCTGAGTTAGCTGCAATTATTCAAGCTATATGTGTTGATGTAAGGAGGCCTAATCTTTGGTGTAATTTCAAGCCTTCTTTAAAGGTAATAGATGTTTTTAATGAATTAGATGGTTTAAGAAAATTAGTGTCTTTTCAACAAAATAAGTTTCATATCGAAATTCCTATCTATTTAGAAACAGAGTTGACTGGAATTATTTCTGAATGGGCAAGAGGAAAAAAATGGAAAGATTTGGTTTTTAATACTTCATTAGACGAAGGTGATGTAGTGAGGATTATTAGAAGATCAATTGATGTCCTTTCTCAAGTGCAATACTGTATTGGAGTTAGTAATAAATTAAAAAGCAAAGCTAAGCTAGCATTAAAAGCTATTAATCGTTTTCCTGTTTCTGAATCTAATGATCTTATAAAAGTCTCTGAAGATGTTAATCCTGCGACAAAACGAATTGACAATAATTCTTAA
- the bioD gene encoding dethiobiotin synthase — MSSHKNIFKFIICGTDTDIGKTLISSFFVKGLNSFYWKPIQSGIESQTDSQTVEKLAQVSKEKIIKEAYVFTKPLSPHWAAEIDQKAINFDKLRLPKVRGSLIIETAGGLMVPITRNFLQIDQIKEWNLPVILVCKSALGTLNHTLLSIEALKRRNIEILGLVVNGEKHLDNPKTLVDFSGIPLIAEFPYIKKMDSNNLDILWKELDIKNKLISLLNSKIS; from the coding sequence ATGAGTAGTCACAAAAATATTTTCAAATTTATAATTTGTGGAACAGATACTGATATTGGGAAAACTTTAATAAGCTCTTTTTTCGTTAAAGGATTAAATTCCTTTTATTGGAAACCTATTCAAAGTGGGATTGAATCACAAACTGATAGTCAAACTGTTGAAAAACTTGCACAAGTAAGTAAAGAGAAAATAATCAAAGAAGCTTATGTCTTTACAAAACCTCTATCTCCTCATTGGGCTGCTGAAATAGATCAAAAAGCTATTAACTTTGACAAGTTGAGATTACCAAAAGTGCGAGGCTCATTAATTATAGAAACTGCAGGTGGATTAATGGTTCCAATAACACGCAATTTTTTGCAAATAGATCAAATAAAAGAATGGAATCTTCCGGTAATACTTGTATGTAAGAGCGCACTTGGCACTCTTAACCATACCCTGCTTAGTATTGAGGCCTTAAAACGAAGAAATATTGAGATTTTAGGTTTAGTAGTCAATGGCGAAAAACACCTAGATAATCCAAAAACTCTAGTTGATTTTAGTGGTATTCCTTTAATTGCTGAATTTCCTTACATCAAAAAAATGGACTCAAATAATTTAGATATACTATGGAAAGAACTAGACATCAAAAATAAGTTGATCTCACTATTAAACTCAAAAATAAGTTAA
- a CDS encoding TlyA family RNA methyltransferase has product MIKKSRLDLYLLNKGLCETRQKAQGLILAGKVRDINGKVLDKPGQQVLIGSEFFIDSEPMFVSRGGEKLLEAFKKLEIKVKDKICIDAGISTGGFTDCLLQQGAKLVYGIDVGYGQTAWKIRNNPKVILFERTNIRNLKPNDLLSRSNELPNFVVADLSFISLKLVFKSIGNLLEGDCIEGIFLIKPQFEVGKDKVSKGGVVRNPKFHIEAIESVIYSAKNFQWNIKNLIASPLVGPAGNHEYLAWMTLGSQSNKSIDSEYIQNLVKETL; this is encoded by the coding sequence ATGATTAAAAAAAGTAGATTAGATCTTTATCTTCTAAATAAAGGTTTATGTGAAACTCGTCAAAAAGCCCAAGGGTTAATTCTTGCGGGCAAGGTTAGAGATATTAATGGGAAAGTATTGGATAAACCTGGACAACAAGTATTAATTGGATCTGAGTTTTTTATTGATTCCGAGCCTATGTTTGTATCAAGGGGCGGCGAAAAATTATTGGAGGCATTTAAAAAACTTGAAATTAAAGTAAAAGACAAAATATGTATTGACGCAGGAATCTCTACTGGGGGATTTACTGATTGCTTATTGCAACAAGGCGCAAAGTTAGTTTATGGGATAGATGTTGGTTATGGACAAACTGCATGGAAGATTAGAAATAACCCAAAAGTTATACTTTTTGAACGAACTAATATTCGAAATTTAAAACCTAATGATCTTTTATCTAGAAGTAATGAATTACCAAATTTTGTTGTTGCTGATTTGTCTTTTATTTCATTAAAGTTAGTTTTTAAATCTATTGGTAATTTATTAGAAGGTGATTGTATTGAGGGAATATTTTTAATTAAACCCCAATTTGAGGTAGGTAAAGATAAAGTCAGTAAAGGAGGTGTTGTTCGCAATCCTAAATTTCATATTGAGGCTATAGAGTCTGTTATCTATTCGGCTAAGAATTTCCAATGGAATATAAAGAATTTGATAGCTTCTCCGCTGGTAGGTCCTGCAGGGAATCATGAATATCTAGCTTGGATGACCTTAGGAAGTCAATCAAATAAAAGTATTGATAGTGAATATATACAAAATTTAGTAAAAGAAACTCTTTGA
- the purB gene encoding adenylosuccinate lyase encodes MIERYTLPKMGKIWTESAKFQSWLKVEIAACEANFSLGKIPENAMKEIRSNAKFDESRITEIEKEVKHDVIAFLTSVNEFVGDSGRYIHVGMTSSDVLDTGLSLQLKDSCELLLEEIENLENEVRLLARKHKNTLMIGRSHAIHGEPISFGFKLAGWLAEIIRNKKRLLTLKDSVAIGQISGAMGTYANTNPKVEQITCDLLGLKPDTASTQVISRDRHAEYVQTIALVGASLDRFATEIRNLQRTDVLEVEEGFTKGQKGSSAMPHKRNPIRSERVSGLARILRSYVLTALENVPLWHERDISHSSNERIMLPDVSICLHFMLREMQDIVSNLEVYPKNMLKNLNIYGGVIFSQKVLLLLVEKGLSREKAYSLVQKNAHQAWNTQNGNFKQNIEGDNEIMDYIDQSDLEECFNPSIHLNNLSVIWEKLGI; translated from the coding sequence GTGATCGAGCGTTACACATTACCCAAAATGGGGAAAATCTGGACTGAAAGCGCAAAATTCCAGAGTTGGCTTAAGGTTGAAATAGCTGCATGTGAAGCAAATTTTTCCCTCGGGAAAATCCCTGAGAATGCCATGAAAGAGATACGTTCAAATGCAAAGTTTGATGAATCTAGAATCACAGAAATTGAGAAAGAAGTTAAACATGATGTCATAGCATTTCTTACAAGCGTTAATGAATTTGTAGGAGATTCAGGAAGATACATACATGTTGGTATGACCAGTAGTGATGTACTTGATACTGGCTTATCTCTTCAGTTAAAAGATTCTTGCGAATTGCTATTAGAAGAAATTGAGAACCTAGAAAATGAGGTCAGATTATTAGCAAGGAAGCATAAAAATACATTAATGATTGGCAGATCTCATGCAATTCATGGGGAGCCAATTTCCTTCGGTTTTAAACTTGCTGGATGGTTAGCAGAAATAATAAGGAACAAAAAAAGATTGTTAACTCTGAAAGATTCTGTAGCAATTGGACAAATAAGTGGTGCAATGGGAACTTACGCTAATACAAATCCTAAAGTAGAACAAATAACTTGTGATTTACTCGGCTTAAAACCTGATACAGCAAGTACGCAGGTTATATCGAGAGACAGACATGCAGAATATGTGCAAACTATTGCACTAGTTGGAGCTTCTTTAGATAGATTCGCGACTGAAATAAGAAATTTACAAAGAACTGATGTTTTAGAAGTTGAGGAGGGCTTTACAAAAGGGCAAAAAGGAAGTTCTGCCATGCCTCATAAAAGAAATCCTATTCGGAGTGAAAGGGTAAGTGGTTTAGCAAGAATTTTGAGGAGTTATGTCTTAACCGCACTTGAAAATGTTCCACTTTGGCACGAAAGAGATATAAGCCATAGTTCAAATGAACGTATCATGCTACCTGACGTATCAATCTGCTTGCATTTTATGCTCAGGGAAATGCAAGATATAGTAAGCAATTTAGAAGTTTATCCAAAAAATATGCTCAAAAATTTAAATATATATGGTGGTGTAATCTTTAGTCAGAAAGTTTTACTTTTGCTTGTAGAAAAGGGATTGTCTAGAGAAAAAGCTTATAGCTTAGTGCAAAAAAATGCGCATCAGGCCTGGAACACGCAGAATGGGAATTTCAAACAAAATATAGAGGGCGATAATGAAATTATGGATTATATTGATCAAAGTGACTTAGAAGAATGTTTTAATCCTTCAATTCATCTTAATAATTTAAGTGTAATATGGGAGAAGTTAGGTATCTAG
- the bioA gene encoding adenosylmethionine--8-amino-7-oxononanoate transaminase yields MKSLDSKTPNQDWHPNIWPPFTQINNSKPQIEVTHGKDALLFTKDPKKELIDAISSWWVTLHGHSNEYIADAIFDQSKKLEQVIFADFLHPQAKKLAERLSELTKLERLFFSDNGSTAVEVALKIAFQSWQNRGETRTQIVAFDGAYHGDTFGAMALGERNIFNENFDNLMFPVRRVPWPSTWMNDEEVEKKENKAIQKLETLLKTPTVAVILEPLVQGAGGMNMVRPQFIKKVSEIIKKSNSLLIADEVLTGFGRCGTLFAFQKAKIVPDLISISKGLTGGFLPMGITLCKEKIFQSFIDDSPRKTFWHGHSFTANPLGCAAANASLDLLEKEPQKYLSFEEKHLSHLIKFKNLPYIKKVRVSGTIAAFDLDIGNKKGYFNNIGKEIKSLAMEQGLFIRPLGNVIYLLPPLCITDDQLGKSYWIIRQILENL; encoded by the coding sequence ATGAAATCTTTGGATTCAAAAACTCCAAATCAAGATTGGCACCCAAATATTTGGCCACCTTTTACGCAAATCAATAACAGCAAACCTCAGATTGAAGTAACTCATGGTAAAGATGCCCTCCTATTTACTAAAGATCCTAAAAAAGAACTAATAGATGCAATTAGTAGTTGGTGGGTAACTCTTCATGGTCATAGTAACGAATATATTGCGGATGCCATTTTTGATCAATCAAAAAAACTTGAGCAAGTTATATTTGCTGATTTCTTACATCCACAGGCAAAAAAATTAGCGGAAAGGCTTAGTGAATTAACAAAACTAGAAAGATTATTCTTTTCTGATAACGGTTCTACTGCAGTGGAAGTTGCTTTAAAAATTGCCTTCCAATCATGGCAAAATAGAGGAGAGACAAGAACTCAAATAGTAGCTTTTGATGGCGCCTATCATGGTGATACATTTGGCGCGATGGCTTTAGGTGAAAGAAATATTTTTAATGAGAATTTCGATAATCTTATGTTCCCAGTTAGAAGAGTCCCATGGCCTTCAACTTGGATGAACGATGAAGAAGTAGAAAAGAAAGAAAATAAGGCGATCCAAAAATTAGAAACCCTACTTAAAACTCCCACAGTTGCAGTTATCCTTGAGCCACTTGTACAAGGAGCAGGAGGGATGAATATGGTTAGGCCTCAGTTTATCAAAAAAGTTTCAGAAATTATAAAGAAAAGTAATTCTTTGTTAATTGCCGATGAAGTATTGACTGGGTTTGGAAGATGTGGGACCCTTTTTGCTTTTCAAAAGGCAAAAATCGTTCCTGATTTAATAAGTATTTCAAAAGGTTTAACTGGTGGATTTTTACCGATGGGAATAACTTTATGTAAAGAAAAAATTTTTCAATCCTTTATTGATGATTCCCCAAGAAAAACTTTTTGGCATGGACATAGTTTTACTGCTAATCCTTTAGGTTGTGCGGCAGCAAACGCTAGCCTTGATTTATTAGAAAAAGAACCACAAAAATACCTTTCATTTGAAGAAAAACATTTATCTCATCTAATTAAATTTAAAAACTTACCCTATATAAAGAAGGTAAGGGTATCCGGCACAATTGCAGCCTTCGATTTAGATATTGGGAACAAAAAAGGTTATTTCAATAATATTGGGAAAGAAATAAAGAGTCTTGCAATGGAGCAAGGTTTATTCATTAGGCCCCTCGGGAATGTTATTTACCTCTTGCCGCCTCTCTGTATAACAGATGATCAATTGGGGAAAAGTTACTGGATAATAAGGCAAATCTTAGAAAATCTTTAG
- a CDS encoding DUF3143 domain-containing protein, with product MNSSKKPINQNSLQSLELWLTDLGAVKDINNPSKWYLLLSNWNATIIFEQEDLSVIWESEGQETKRLFSYCINREDVENAILQGP from the coding sequence GTGAATTCCTCTAAAAAACCTATCAATCAAAATTCACTGCAATCATTGGAATTGTGGCTAACTGATTTAGGTGCTGTGAAGGATATTAATAATCCATCTAAATGGTATCTGTTACTTTCAAATTGGAATGCAACTATTATTTTTGAACAAGAAGATTTAAGTGTTATATGGGAAAGTGAAGGACAAGAAACTAAAAGACTATTTTCCTACTGCATTAATAGAGAAGATGTGGAAAATGCAATACTGCAGGGACCTTAA
- a CDS encoding class II fumarate hydratase, which yields MTKNFRIEKDSMGTIEVPMEALWGAQTQRSIINFSIGEELIPIELIYSLTLIKKAASIANFNLGLIDKRKKDLIVEACTEILDGLHDSQFPLKVWQTGSGTQTNMNVNEVISNIAALKTNSELGSHQPIHPNDDVNKSQSTNDTFPAAIQISVVNEIIKNLVPTIRELTKVFDKKSEEWKDLIKIGRTHFQDAVPLTFGQEISGWSEQLKDAENAIIMSLNELYFLPLGGTAVGTGINCPKGFCEESIKSISDDTNLMFYKSKNNFSIMASHDRLAQVMSQIKILASALFKISNDIKILSSGPRSGIYELIIPQNEPGSSIMPGKVNPTQCEALSMVCTQIMGLEYAVSMANSSGTLQMNEYKPLIGFNILTSLKLLKNVIENFRKKLVDGMQPNQKKMKLNLENSLMLVTAIVPKVGYEKAAEIANLAFKESLNLKEATIKLGYLNEDEFDEAMNINSMI from the coding sequence ATGACCAAAAATTTTAGGATTGAAAAAGATAGTATGGGAACAATAGAGGTTCCCATGGAAGCTTTGTGGGGTGCCCAAACACAAAGATCGATAATAAATTTTTCTATTGGAGAAGAATTAATTCCAATTGAGTTAATTTATTCACTGACCCTCATAAAAAAAGCTGCTTCAATTGCGAATTTCAATTTAGGTTTAATAGATAAAAGGAAAAAAGATTTGATTGTAGAGGCATGTACGGAAATACTTGATGGGCTTCACGATTCACAGTTTCCCTTAAAGGTTTGGCAAACAGGTAGTGGTACGCAAACAAATATGAATGTTAATGAAGTAATTTCAAATATTGCAGCTTTAAAAACTAATTCAGAGCTTGGTAGTCATCAACCAATTCATCCGAATGATGATGTAAATAAATCTCAGTCAACTAATGACACTTTTCCTGCTGCTATTCAAATATCTGTTGTTAATGAAATAATCAAAAATCTAGTTCCAACGATCAGAGAACTTACTAAGGTCTTTGATAAAAAAAGTGAAGAATGGAAAGACCTTATAAAGATAGGAAGAACCCATTTTCAAGATGCAGTTCCCCTTACTTTTGGGCAAGAAATATCAGGATGGTCAGAGCAACTTAAAGATGCTGAGAATGCAATTATTATGAGTCTGAATGAATTGTATTTCTTACCTCTGGGAGGAACTGCGGTTGGTACAGGGATTAATTGTCCAAAAGGATTTTGTGAAGAGTCTATAAAATCAATTTCCGATGATACTAATTTAATGTTCTATAAATCAAAAAATAATTTTTCTATCATGGCCTCGCATGATCGTCTTGCTCAAGTAATGAGTCAGATAAAAATATTAGCAAGTGCATTATTTAAAATTTCAAATGACATAAAAATTCTATCTTCTGGTCCAAGATCAGGAATATATGAACTGATTATTCCTCAAAATGAACCTGGAAGTTCTATTATGCCAGGGAAAGTGAATCCAACTCAATGCGAAGCATTATCAATGGTTTGTACTCAGATAATGGGTCTTGAATATGCAGTCTCAATGGCAAATTCTAGCGGCACTTTACAGATGAATGAATATAAGCCTCTTATTGGATTTAATATTCTCACAAGTTTAAAATTACTTAAAAATGTAATAGAAAACTTCAGAAAAAAATTAGTTGATGGTATGCAACCTAATCAAAAGAAAATGAAGTTAAATTTAGAAAATTCACTAATGTTGGTTACAGCCATAGTGCCAAAAGTTGGTTATGAAAAAGCAGCTGAAATTGCAAACCTTGCCTTCAAAGAATCATTAAATTTAAAAGAGGCAACAATTAAATTAGGTTATTTAAACGAAGATGAATTTGATGAAGCAATGAATATCAATTCAATGATTTGA
- a CDS encoding methyltransferase domain-containing protein yields MDSKKWNEKIQNNFNDAAYRYLEHSNIQKFFAKKIVHLIKELNPQKKGEWIDLGSGPGLLADEIEKISSQKVSRIDFSKKMLLENKLSRKKILWDLNNDLPSEINNCSLLTSNFCIHWLNNPEKIIKNWFSKLTTGGFLIISYPTKDCFPEWKDTCKKIDIEYSGLKFLCSKELLKDFKSTEIHYSKQFNYLENFEDVYKLFRSIKNVGAQSTNCKRKTVRELKEIQKFWPKNYNNTVNLSWEIEIQIIKKL; encoded by the coding sequence ATGGATAGTAAAAAGTGGAATGAGAAAATACAAAATAATTTCAATGATGCTGCATATCGGTATTTAGAGCATTCAAATATTCAGAAATTTTTTGCAAAAAAGATTGTTCATCTTATCAAAGAATTAAATCCCCAAAAAAAAGGTGAATGGATAGATCTAGGATCAGGACCGGGCCTATTAGCAGATGAAATAGAAAAAATTTCTTCCCAAAAAGTATCCAGAATTGATTTCAGCAAGAAAATGCTTCTTGAAAATAAATTATCTAGAAAAAAAATTTTATGGGATTTGAATAATGATTTACCTTCTGAAATAAATAACTGTTCTCTATTAACATCTAACTTTTGCATACATTGGTTAAACAACCCAGAAAAGATAATAAAAAATTGGTTTAGCAAATTAACAACTGGAGGTTTTTTAATCATTTCATATCCAACAAAAGATTGTTTTCCTGAATGGAAAGATACTTGCAAAAAAATTGATATTGAATATAGTGGTCTTAAATTCCTTTGCTCTAAAGAATTATTAAAAGATTTCAAATCAACTGAAATACATTATTCAAAACAGTTTAATTATCTTGAAAATTTTGAAGATGTATATAAACTTTTTAGAAGCATTAAAAATGTAGGAGCACAATCAACAAATTGTAAACGCAAAACAGTGAGAGAGTTAAAGGAAATTCAAAAGTTTTGGCCAAAGAATTACAATAATACAGTAAACCTTTCATGGGAAATTGAGATTCAAATCATAAAGAAATTATGA